The genomic segment TTTGAGTAAGTGCTGCTCTTTTCATAATATTTATCTCCCTTCAACAATTCTGCTGTTAATGTACCTTTATCAAGAGGATAATAAATCAAATATTTCTATTACTCTTAATATTGATACTTATTTTTGTGAATAGATCGTGCGCTTTCTTTCATATAGCGTATAATTTGTTAAACTTCATTTTCTAAGTCATTTCCCTGAATCAATTCAATTAACGAGTCTCTAAGCTCTCCAAATTCTTCTGAAGATCTGATTTTTTTAAAGCTATTGTCATCATATTGTTGAAGTGGATTTTTAAAATCACTCACAATTCTTCCCGGATTAGCATTCATTACAATAATCCTGGTTGATAAAAGAATCGCCTCTTCCACATCATGAGTAATAAAGAAAAAGCATTTGTTAGTCTCTTTCCATATCTTCTTTAGATGTTTTTGCATAGCTTCTCTAGTTAGAGCGTCTAATGCACTAAAAGGTTCATCAAGCAGAACTACTTTTGAATCTGCAGCTAATGTTCTTGCAATTGCTGCACGCTGCTTCATTCCTCCGGACAATTGATGAGGAAGCAGTTTTCTAGCTTTTTCTAAACCAACTAAGTTAACATAATGATTTACGATTTCTGCTCTCTCTTTTTTAGGAATCTTCTTCATCTTAAGTCCAAATTCAATATTCTTTTCAACACTTAACCAAGGAAAGATGTTAGGCTGTTGAAAAACAACTCCTACATCTGGATTTGGCTTAGTGTGCGGTGCTCCATTTATAAGTACTTGCCCTGAGATATCTGTATTATATCCAGCAATAGCATTTAATAATGAAGTTTTCCCACATCCAGACGGTCCAAGAACACAAACAAAATCATCATCAAATAATTTAAGCTCAATGTCATTTAAGACATTCGAATACTCTTTTCCATTTTTATATATTAGATTAACATTTTTCAATTCAACAGAACAATTTGCTTTTCTCTCTTCTTGTCTATTTATTTCAACTAACGATTCCATATTATATCTCCTCTATTAATTATATAAATCGTTTCTTACCGCCTTCTTGAAAGTTTCAATATCTGGTGAAGTAGTAACTGCTTTTTGAGTTAACAAGAAATCACTTGTATCCTTTAAAAT from the Clostridium beijerinckii genome contains:
- a CDS encoding ABC transporter ATP-binding protein — encoded protein: MESLVEINRQEERKANCSVELKNVNLIYKNGKEYSNVLNDIELKLFDDDFVCVLGPSGCGKTSLLNAIAGYNTDISGQVLINGAPHTKPNPDVGVVFQQPNIFPWLSVEKNIEFGLKMKKIPKKERAEIVNHYVNLVGLEKARKLLPHQLSGGMKQRAAIARTLAADSKVVLLDEPFSALDALTREAMQKHLKKIWKETNKCFFFITHDVEEAILLSTRIIVMNANPGRIVSDFKNPLQQYDDNSFKKIRSSEEFGELRDSLIELIQGNDLENEV